In Ignavibacteriales bacterium, the following are encoded in one genomic region:
- a CDS encoding response regulator: MQISLYEFRTPLMLIKGPLEELISGRIKENKSQYYNLLLRNTEKLQQLIDQLLELSQLEAESIPLKTETQNLVKLIKTFTDSFTALAERNNIKFSFNSAVDFVSVLIDKDKFEKIINNLLSNAFKFTPIGGIITVDLSIEKKSDLDIAKVSVTDTGIGIPKEQLSKIFDRFYQGEDSSKRVAGGSGIGLALVKELVLLHKWEITVNSSEGEGTEFVITVPILKDYELEKLSEEKNNFNGDAIVALNIDDNENSFEPASAKYQNEKPLILFVEDTPDVRNYVNDILNTDYNVLLAEDAEAGLDIVQHSLPDLIISDVMMPGMDGFQFCKKIKTDWKTSHIPVILLTAKATQQSKIEGLETGADVYLTKPFNFTELSICIKNLITQRKHLREKFGKEILITPESLSTNSMDKELVKKIIDTIEKNLMNESFTSDNLAHELFVSRSQLNRKLQAITNLGPGEFIRTYKLKRAAQMIVENKLSITQIAYEVGFGSPAQFTRAFQKHFSCLPSEFRQSN, from the coding sequence TTGCAAATCTCTCTCTATGAGTTTCGCACACCATTAATGCTTATCAAAGGTCCGCTTGAAGAATTAATTAGCGGAAGAATTAAAGAGAACAAATCACAATACTATAATCTGCTGTTACGCAACACAGAAAAACTACAGCAGCTTATTGATCAGTTGCTTGAGCTATCCCAACTGGAAGCAGAATCAATTCCATTAAAAACTGAAACGCAGAATTTAGTTAAGCTGATAAAAACCTTTACTGATTCGTTTACCGCTTTGGCGGAGCGTAATAATATTAAATTTAGTTTTAACTCAGCAGTAGATTTTGTATCTGTGCTGATAGACAAAGACAAGTTTGAAAAAATTATTAACAACCTGCTGAGTAATGCGTTTAAGTTTACACCCATTGGCGGAATAATTACTGTTGATTTGTCAATAGAAAAGAAAAGTGATTTGGATATTGCAAAAGTTTCTGTTACCGATACAGGCATTGGAATACCAAAGGAACAACTATCAAAAATATTTGATAGATTCTATCAGGGTGAAGATTCATCAAAACGAGTTGCAGGCGGATCTGGAATAGGTTTGGCGCTTGTAAAAGAATTAGTGCTGCTGCATAAATGGGAAATTACCGTAAATAGTTCTGAAGGTGAAGGAACGGAGTTTGTTATTACTGTTCCAATATTAAAAGATTACGAGTTAGAAAAACTATCCGAAGAGAAAAATAATTTTAATGGTGATGCCATTGTTGCTTTAAATATCGATGATAATGAAAATAGTTTTGAACCGGCTAGTGCAAAATATCAAAACGAAAAACCATTAATTCTTTTTGTAGAAGATACACCCGATGTGCGTAATTATGTTAACGATATTCTAAATACAGATTACAATGTTTTACTTGCAGAAGACGCCGAAGCGGGACTCGATATTGTTCAACACAGTCTGCCGGATTTAATTATCAGCGATGTTATGATGCCCGGAATGGATGGTTTTCAGTTTTGTAAAAAAATAAAAACAGATTGGAAAACAAGTCACATTCCTGTGATATTGTTAACTGCCAAAGCTACACAGCAAAGCAAAATTGAAGGATTAGAAACAGGTGCTGATGTATATCTAACAAAACCATTTAACTTTACTGAATTATCGATTTGTATTAAAAATCTCATCACCCAACGAAAACATCTTCGTGAAAAATTTGGTAAAGAAATTCTGATTACGCCGGAATCATTATCTACAAATTCTATGGATAAAGAACTTGTCAAAAAAATAATTGATACCATAGAAAAAAATCTTATGAACGAAAGCTTTACAAGCGATAACCTTGCACACGAACTTTTTGTTAGCCGCAGCCAGCTGAATAGAAAATTACAGGCAATTACAAATCTAGGACCAGGGGAATTTATAAGAACCTACAAGTTAAAACGTGCCGCCCAAATGATTGTTGAAAACAAATTAAGCATCACACAAATTGCTTATGAAGTTGGTTTTGGAAGTCCCGCACAATTTACTCGAGCATTTCAAAAACATTTTAGTTGCTTACCATCCGAGTTTAGGCAAAGCAATTAA